From Xiphophorus couchianus chromosome 7, X_couchianus-1.0, whole genome shotgun sequence:
GTTAGTGACAAGATCTGAAAAAGGCAGCGTATGTTTTATACTGACGGTGAATCCCTCAgatgtgaaaaacaacacaagaaaaaaaaacaccatagaAAATTGTATGATTGCAACTCAGCCCTCTCAGGCCAGCTGTTGTCCCCGTTGCACGAACCTGGTCGTGTTTCTACCGCCTCTGGTTCCGCTTGACCCAGCCGTCGAGATTCCAGATCGTTTCGTAATCCCCCGGGGccagaaaaacagaacacaaaacaaaagaaaaataaggcTTTGGAACAGATACTGTTTTTTTGGCGTGTGAGTAAAAAGAGCCGCCGCCTTCGCCCAATTACTTCCACAAATTTTATCCCCTAACACTTCCTGCATGTCAGGATCCATGGGGAAAAGCATCTGTGGCTATATatgaatgttattttaaaaaattattctttttttctttattatgacAAATGACAGTTGGAATCAGTTACATTACATTAATCCTCCATATATGCCAACAGCTATGTTGCTTATGTATAACACGATGGGTTTTTTGAAGATTACTCAAATTGAAGttttaagttgatttatttttctttcttttttttgttgttgttttacttttgcgTACATtagccaaaatgtaaaaaaatatatataccaaaaagaagaaaaaacataagataAAACTAGTAGAGAAAtagataaacaatatttatatttccgTCAAAATGAAGAAGACAAAAGTGTggaccaaaaataaaagtgtagaTGGAAGCACAAGCTTATTATACCGTCACTTTTTATTCATGAAGCACaattgaaaacagaaacaaagcagaagaatattttctgtgtattttctaAAACGTAACACGGAAATCCAGCTGAGTCAGAAAATCAAAAAGCAAacttataaaagaaaacagtaaaacctTATAGTATTTGTTTAGCAAATGATTtctagacttaaaaaaaaaaaactaagattgaaaatttcagttttaacgCCTCTCAGCAATTATTCCACACATTAATCTCTCTCACTGAAAtacaatttaatatttctaatattttgaccagctttttaaaataataataataatccttctctcttctttgaaaaacaacGTGAAGGCTGATTAGGATTTGCGTGTCATGAAATGTGCTGCATTTATCTTTAACAACGGCACCAAACATATCCAGTAATAACAAAAGCAGATATTGTTGAACCACTTTTGCTTAGTATGAACATGCTAAATGTAGAGCTAGCTTTGAGGGTTAACAGGTAAACcgttgccaaaagtgattttggctAAAAACAATTCACTTCTGGCAAAAattatttgtcaaaatttaCCTCATTGggaaaataaaagtgtaatGATTTACCAGAGGAGGTATTCATTTGGGAGAATTGTTGAAAGCACTGAAACTCCATCGTGACTTCTTATTTCTGCAGTTAATCATTTCTTATTATTCCTGATTGACAGGAACTAAATTTTGATTCATtggcaatttctttttttttatgtacttgtACAATGATCTGGTTTTGCaacgttatttttttttcctctttcttttgtcttgtttttttttctcttttcattccGCCATAAAAAAGAGGAAGCACCTTTCGCCATTGTAGTCTCTAGTTCCTCATTTTTAGATCGCACCATGTATGGACAGCAAATCAGATGGAGGAGCTTTGCTAGTCCCACTGAGGAGAAGTAGCGTCCATTAATCCAATgtgtaagaataaaaaagcCAAAGTTAGATTGTGGCTTTTAACGATGGATCAAGTGAGAGTTAAGGAAGTGGCATTTAAGGAAGTGAAACATTCGATTTCCAAAATACCCaaaggctgtttttttgttgttttctggttgttgttgttgcttttactACTAATATTCTAAATTTGAAGGGTTTTTGCATATCCAAAAGATTGGGCTGTATGTTCACCCCTGCAGGGCGAGCGGTGATGACAGCAGCGCCGGCAGGCTTAGCCGCAGACTGTCCCGTCTGGGCAGCAGACACCAGTCCAGGGAACCTCCAAGACCTCCGGTTCAGCCGGAAAggcctcctcctccacctgtcCAGCAAGGTGTGTGCTCTCCACCGCATTCGGCCACCGCATGGTCCAGCTAATGTgcatctttaaagaaaaacaaaaccaagacaTTTTTCGACTAAATTCGACTATTGTCACTGAGTGGCAATATTACAGCTTCCTCTTGACCCGAGCTGTGTTTGTGGTTACAGATGACAGGATTCCACCACCAGCCCTCGCCCCGCCTCCAGCTTCGCCTCCAGCACCAGCTCCTTTCCTGCTTCCAATGGATCGGCCGCCCAAGCGGCCCGACAAATCCACCAAACCCAAGCTCCCGCCTCGGCCGCTCTCCAAGGTGTTCAGTAGTTACGAACACGGATCGAATGTGTTGCAGGTACGCTCTTCCAACTGCACGAGTTGTCCACGGCACCTTGGGGTCGAAGTAACTGCATTGTATGCTGTCATTAATACAATGAAAGAAACTGACAATAATGTTGGttatttatgagaaaaacatGCTGTTTGGATTTATTGTTCCCTCCAAAGGGCTTCGATTCTTTCCGAGGAGATGAGACTCTGTGTGACGTCGTCCTGGTTCCTGGAGACAGCGCAGAAACGTTCCCGGTTCACAGAGTCATCATGGCTTCATGCAGTGATTATTTTAAAGCAATGTTCACAGGTTTGTTCGACTTTCTATGATATTTGGCAACAGGCgatttaagaaaattatttatgtaggaaaatgtttgttttatcactccactgtgtttgtgtaacttGAAGACAATGACTTAAAACCTAACCCAGCACACGGAGTCGCTTACCTATCCTACTCTGGTAATGAAGATGgttaaaaaaaggcaataataaTGTAGGTGTGAGTTGCCGAGCATCCAGCTATCCATCAGTTGTGTTCCACTTACCTGGCCTGGTAGAAACCAGCTCCTTGTTCTACAATTTGCTTTCTACTGTGGGTCTGGAAGCTCGACTAATGAGAAACGACTGCTTGCTGGAGGCGGAGACTCTGTGAAAGCTTTAAATGACTGGATTGACGTTTGCCCCAGACGTATGTAATGCACCAGTTTGACGACcgtcctccactgcaaagagagaagcgGTGAGCCGAACTagatggctgttaatgttaagtCAATATTTGGTTGTGAGGGTAACAAGTCCAGGAGGGACACCCTGACATCCCTCTCACTAGTAAATTCTGGGTCTCCTTCCATTTTAAAGTGACTGGAAAACCTCCAAAAGTTTCCCAGACCTGGACAAAGCAGTCCATCATTTTCTAGTGTAGAACCTCAGCCTTGGACTTGGAGCTAACTCCCATCCTATTAACTTTACATCTGTGTGCAACCTTCTGCAGTTTAGACGGAAAAAATAGCCTCAAAAAACAGAACTACGTCATctgtaaaaatgctaaattaaacCCCTTGAGACCTTGTCATCACGTCATTAGCAGGACCTTTAAAAAGATGCATCTGTTGCAAAGTTCTCAGTAAAAATAGCTGGAAACCTTTTTGATTACTGAAGCTAAGTTGACAGCCCAATGTCATTGTTCTGCTAAAACAGACACACTCTTGATGAAACGGCACAGAAATGATCCGTCACGATGCTACTTTCATCTTTGATTACCACGAAAAAGGAAACTGTGCTGACCTTTTTCACTCGCCCTCCTTTACACCGCGGCTTCTAACAAACCCTGTGCTGTAATCCTCGTCCGACGTGCCTGATGCGTCTCGCTGATTTTGCCCAGCTCAAGACAAATCTCCTCAAGCGATGCAAATTCATGCGTTCACCTTGCGTCTGTCCCTCTGTGCTTCGTTCGCTCTGTTCAGGAGGCATGAGGGAACAGCAGATGAGAGAGATCAAGCTGCATGGGGTCACCAAGGCGGGCTTAAAGAACATCATAGAGTTCATTTACACATCCAAAGTCATCCTCGACATGGGCAACctccaggacacgctggaggctGCAAACTTCTTGCAGGTCATGCCTGTTCTGAGCTTCTGCAACGAGCTACTGAGCAGCGAGGTGAGAAGcttcttgacttttttttttattacatgttgAACAGTGCTGGTGTGTCATCCAGGCCTCTTCCTCAAAGGCCTCTCAGGTCCTCCTAGGCAACACAACAATAAATGCGTTTCCATGACAAAtttgcacaaatctttgtcaatattctgctaatgtaaaaataaaaaacaacacacgaTTTCCGATGAATGCAAAAATCCCGTTAAttaagaaatgtaataaaaatcacatgttAATAAGCTTTCGTCATCTttcagccatcagaggagacatctgtcttattcaggcgttggaaAGACAAGCCTCTTCTATATTTGCGAGCCGCTACGTAGGCAGCATTTTGGGGAGACTGTAATCTGCAATTTTTACACgagagctatggattcaacacacTGGAATGatacacaactttttatgaactgtgcgatgttgagagctctggtggaacTAGCTGCACATTGtcggaaaaaaaacccctaaagaAACCTTcgtcctcctactacttcctgtcttcttcttcgtggttttcaccagtagtaacatccagctgttggtcatgtgaccgtgtgaagcaaaaaaattgatttcattgcagttttgccaaataGATCTAttttgatatggctgaaaaactaCCTATTCCTAgaagcaaaatatatatatatatcataaaactttcaaaattggcatgtttccattaagagaatttattttcagaattcaaATTTGggcaattttatggttaatggaaacacggctacGGTTTAGATAAAGCCAAACTAATTTGGTTGATATTTCCATTTATCTTTTGGTACAGATTACAATCGATAACTGTGTGGAAGTGGAGCGGATTGCCACAGATCTGCTCCTTGAGGATGTTCTGGTGAATATTGGTAAGTTAAGACACGCAGCCATTGTAGCACTTAACATTTGTGCAGTGTACAACAAGAAAGCCCCCCATACATTGTTTGGTTCCTAGTTTATGATTGGTCTTATCAAACCTAGGCAAGTTTGTGGGGCAGAACCTGACCGCGCTGGTGGACTCCGGCCGCTACTTGCAGCTCTCCGAGACCAGCATCGCCAACGCTCTGGCCAGCAACTCGCTGGGCGGCTTCTCAGAGCTGGAGCTCTACCACATCGCCAAGGGGTGGCTGGAGCACGACCCTCCCTCGCGTCGCTCCTCCGTCCACGCCCTGATGCGCCACATTCGCTTCCCGCTAATGAGCCCCGGTGAACTCATTCAGATCTCtcaggacgaggaggaggaggagggcgaCTCCATGATGCGCTCTGACACCGCCTGCGTGAACCTGCTGCTGGAGGCCAGCAACTACCAGATGATGCCTTACATGCAGCCGGCGCTGCAAACCGAGAGGACGCAGATTCGATCGGACGCCACACACATCCTGGCGCTGGGTGGCGTGATGCGGCAACAGCTGGTGGTGAGCCGGGAGCTGAGGCTCTATGACGAGAACACCGGCCATTGGAGGGCTCTGAAGCCCATGGAGGTGCCTCGGTATCAACACGGCGTGGCTCTTCTGGGAGGTTTTCTCTTTATTGTTGGAGGTGAGGGCATCAAGCAGTCAATTCAGACCTTAATGCTCCTTAAGATGAAGTCATAGTCAGTATTATACTTGAAAGAAAGGGCACTGAGACTAAGCTAAGCTAATTGTTGAGGTAGAAGGAACTTGATAGGATTTTCAGGATCAAATAAATGAACCGAAACTTTAAAGGTTCCCACAAGCTTCATCTGAAGTCCAACCGTTGAAGCGCAGTCATGTGGTTACGGTattcacacacacctttcaTACATCGGCGCAGACCACCTGGGGGACACACCACTCCCGCTTCAGTGTATGTCACGCCTCCACCTTCAGGGTTAGGGTACCTAGTTTAGCTTTTACCAAAGGGTCACGGAGCTAGCGCCACACTTTTCTGTAGTCAGCCTCCTACGTAAACAACAATGTTACAATTTCCATGCAGGAGTTACTAGCAATTTACCCGTCTTGTTATTAtagttattttgtgaaaaattgtaCCAATGTACATAATtcctagcctggtaaaaaccaaccCTTTGTTCTACGTTTGGCTTTGTCCGGAGGGCCTGGGCTCTCTGCTGTTGATAAATAATTGCTTCCAGAAggtgtggactctgttgaaaTTTGAAACTTTACCCAATCACTAACGTTTGCCCAATTAATTACCCAACGTTGACCCAGTCTCCTCATTCGGCAGCTGTTAACTTCTGGATAGTTGAAGCGTATTAGCTAAAGATAAATGTCAACATTTGTGTCTGAGCGCATTTCTGtataaaacacagcaacagaCTTCAGACCAATCAGGCAACACTTTGCACAGAATTCTGTCAACACAGTCCCATCCAGGCCTGGTGTCGAGTTCGGCAGGCAGATGCCTCTGTGCGaacaaaataatgcaattttCGTCACACGTCTACATCAATGAGAACTGATTTGGGCACTTTGGACAAAGTACGTCTGAGCCTCTACGCTCAGTTTTGAAGCTTAACACCAATTCTCGTTGAATTCCTAGGTCAGAGCACATACGACACAAAGGGCAAGACTGCCATAGACAGCGCCTACCGCTACGACCCGCGCTTCGACAAATGGCTTCAAATTGCCTCTCTCAACGAGAAAAGGACCTTTTTCCACCTCAGCGCTCTGAAGGGGAAGCTGTTTGCTGTGGGAGGAAGGAACGCCTCGGGGGAAATCGGTAGGCCCCTACGCTCAAAATTGTGAGAAATTTCTCGGAAGGAGCGTCCTTGTTGTTAGCATTCAacatcttctctctctcttgtcaTTTTGACCAGACACCGTGGAGTGCTACAACCTGAAGAAAAACGAGTGGACGTTTGTGACCAACATGGTGGAGCCTCATTATGGGCATGCTGGAACTGTTCACGGGGGCCTCATGTACATCTCAGGTGAGAGAACAAcgcacaaagacagacagggGTATCTTTACAGTACTTAAAAGTATGTGTACAGATTTATTTGGCTGCATTTTTGCCTTCTAAAGGATTTCCAACAAATTTGCAGGAAGTAGCTTACATGCGATAAACTGGAGGATCCGGACTTAGCAGTAGAGCATACAACTCCCTCTAAAAGTATTGGAACAAGAAGGTGAATTTTCCAGTTTCTGTCATACACTGAAGACATTTGggtttcagcttttatttcctGGCATCTACAGTATGTGAAGATGTGCTAAGCAACTCAGTAGATAGCGCCTTTTGTTTGAACCCAACCATTTTTCAGATGATCACCAGCAGCTACAAATGCTCGTGCTTGGTTTTTCTTCTCGAAGCCTCAGCGTCACATATTCGACAccagatttctaaaaaaaaaagggcaaaatTGACGAGCGAATTAGCTTGTGCAACCATCTAACCGCATTCCCTCACAGGGCCTTTTTCACAAATGTTAAACCACACAATGCATCTACTTTCTGTCTGACTGCTGTTCACACGGTCGATCGCCGCAAGAAAGCAAagcgtgtttgttttttttggttcgTTCACAAATTAATTTAGATAGCTATCTAGATAGCAGGTGTTTCTTGTTAAGCAGGCCTTGCCTTTGAGGTCGATTgttcaaaacattaaacatcCTTCTTGTTAAAGTGGGTTAACCAACATGAAGACCGGAGAGCTCTTCATGGGAGAAAACCAAGCCAGTTAGAAGCTGAGAAAAGTAGGAAAACCAATCAGAGCCCTTGGACAAACATTGGGCATAGCAGGCGCAACGATTTGTAATGTCTTGTATCCAGGAGAATTTCTCTCTATGTTTTGCTTGTCTgggaaaaactgaaacttttcctggcagttaatatatatatatatatatattaagtaCAATTATGGACTTTCACCCACACATGAGGACAATAATTTAGTAGCAGCTTATGGCAACTGAACATTTGTGTTGCTAACCGCTAACAGTGATTTTCATAATGTTCCACCGAATCCACTTGTGATTTCATATGTACAAAAATGCATGATGTTGACCTCTTtgtcaacttttatttttaccgtCCATCGTTACTGGCCTCGTTATTAGGCCAGCAGATTCTGGGCAGGCTATTTTTGTATCTGACAATTACATCAACGTTTTAGTCACTTCGGTTCTCCAAACCCAGATGACTCAAAGCAAGTTTGAGGAAAAGCTCCCTGGTTTTCTTGGATCTGTGAAAACGAGTGTAGATGTTTGGTTTTGCGAACGCTAACAGTTGAACAGCTAGAGCCAATCAGCGTTCCTCACCTGTTTTGATAAGGATACGTCCTGAACGGTTTTGAAATAATAAGAGTGCTTCAGATTTAAACGCAGCTCCTGGCGGCGCTGTAGCTCAGGGTTAATGCTGCCTGTTAAAATAAGTGACTGAAAGCAGAGCAAAGTCACATTACTGAACCCACAAAATAACACTTCTACAAATGATCTCTGTGAAAAAATGACTCATTAGGAGAGAGAAAGCCACATAAGTTGGGTTTTATCTGTTCTTGAAGCGTATCCCAAAGGTCAacctctttttatttcttgtctaCTTCTCCACCTCAACAAGGTGCAtttgagtttagtttttttttttttaatgtattcccAGTACTTAGAAAAGAGCTGATGAAAGCGTTTAATTACAATTCTCTGCACTGATATAATTTCCCAAAAACTCTCCATTCCACGGTTTTTTCGGAGTTATGGGAAACTAGCTCTGGTGGTCAGAACAAACCAACACGGACTATTTATCAGCGGGAGATTTGCAAAACTGACGAGCGAATTAGCTTGTGCAACCATCTAACCGAATTCCCTCACAGGGCCTTTTTCACAAATGCTAAACCACACAATGCATCTACTTTCCATCTGACTGCTGTTCACACGGTCGATTGCCGCAAGAAAGCAAagcgtgtttgttttttttggtttgttcacaaattaaTTTCAGTCTTTCGGCACTGCAGCCGCTTTAAATTTCACTCTCTGGTGTCGAATATGTGACGCTGAGACTTCGAGAAGAAAAACCAAGCACGAGCATTTGTAGCTGCTGGTGAACTTTACAACTTAGAGCTTCGAGGAAACTCTACACAAGTATTACATCGTCCtgttttttggtattttctgaTAAGAGTCAAGTGAAGGtgtcttttggttttttttcgtCAGGTTTTGTTAGCTTGTAGACGGCACTCTCTTAGCTGACCTACTTGAAAGCCTTTTCCTGTTTCTAGCGGCGTTCTCATAGGCCGCTCTCAACCTGATCTGGGTTTCTTAGCAACCTTTGGACAGGAAAGCCACTTCTCGCAATGAGAGTACAGTGCAACCTATCAGTTTCACATGTAGGACGGAGAACCAGGAAGCCCACAGGCCTGTGGTTAGGGTGGGCCTCCGAAACTCAGCACTTATTTCACTTCTCTCTTTTCTGTAGACCTACCTGTATGTGTAAAGCGTACAATGTGGAAAGTACCAGGCAAGCTCTGAACAGGGgtattacttattttttcaccatttttttggattgaagttaaaagaaattaatcaaaCTGTTATCACCTTCTGTAATAGTGCAACCACAAATGTCAATGTATTTTTGGGGGGAGGaatttaaaggggacctattatgcgaaattaactttttgcatgtttttatacttccatttgggtctcaactgctattgtagcaataatttatttattttttggtgtctggaaaatgagtggTTTCAAAAACCTCATGATTGTTGAGTCACGATTGAGGGGCACTGtgccgttgcctagcaaccccaactgAGTCAATCCATCTCCTAGCAACCCACCCGGTTTTACCGCTGTACGCACTGTAGAAAAGGCTGCCGGAGAAGacaagtgatttttttgttgctgcattcttgttggttgtgcagaaggctccactTCTTCTTTTCAAAGATAAACGGTTATATAATTGAGCAtctgtttgtagccattttcacGTACAGTTGTTAACGTTGAGTTGGGTGGGAGTGGGCGTGGCCATCAGCAGCTtataaagtgacaagaggccctaaaatttctcattctgaaaggagctcaaagtAGGCAGAACTGACTAAAATCTTCTggtctaagaatgattttgtggaaaaaaatatataacgaacaggttttttttcagcCTATAGGCCTGTCCTAACgcgttcaaggaagcataataggtctcCTTTAATGCAACTGATAAACACCGATCGATGTGAAAACTTTTTGGGcttttttacaagttttacaGTTTCTCTACAAGTTAAAAAATCTGAGATGCTTCACAACACTTTTATATTCAGCACCCTGATACTTCATAGAACCAGTTTATGCTGCAACTCTTTTGGCTCTGTGTCTGCAAACTAGAAACACATTTGGAGGCTTAATTATTTTGACCCAATATGTTTTGCAGGATTGCTCACTGTTGTATAAAATCAGTAATCGTGCCTTTGAATGGACTTTGGTGTGGTTTCTTCCTGTACTTGTTGATGTACTTTCTTTCCATCTTCACATAAACTCTGATAAGACtcctaaagaaaagcatccccacagcatcaGGCTTCCACCACCGTGTGTCGGAGCGGATGCGGCGTGTTCGACAAGTGTTAGTTTTCATCCgtgcaacatttttcattttggccTAAAATTTCAATGTTGGCCTCATAAAACCAGAACGCCCTGTTCCACAAGTTCTCTGTTTCCCTTTCATGGTTTGTGGCAAAGTGGccttcttttgtctttgtgtcaACAATGGCTTTTTTTCAAGCGGATTATCTCACCATAACTGTGGACCTTGGCGAGGCTATTGCACCTCCCCGCAGCAAACACACTTATTTTGACTAGCTTATCACAGTGTTAACATATAAGAAGCTTTCAAAAAGCTCCTTACACACTTCAGACGTACTACAACTGCACTGAtactgaaaatagaaagaacATAACTTTTGTATTATTGAGCTTTTCTGCTACCGTGCTGGAAACAACCTATTTTCGAGTCCCTGACTGACCAGTCGACGATTAAGACGGCAGAAATCTCCCGTCTAGCAGTTAGCCAGAGTCTCTAATCTAAATTTGAGGTCGTGTTTGAGTAATGCgaataataatagtaatgcGAAAACACATCCTCGAAAGTCGATAAACGTTAAATTCTGAAGAAGATTCAAACACCggaactgggagacattttaactgtccagaataaataaaccaaacaacagaaacgacaaacaaaatgaattattggagtctttgtaaacaaaaagagGATAGCCGAGATCAAAGCACCAGAATAAAGAGCCATTTTTGGTAGAACGAGAGAAAATAGAGCATAACGATaaactgttaaataaataactaatcaTTTGGTGCTTTCCAGACACCAGATAGCGGGCCGCCGT
This genomic window contains:
- the LOC114148636 gene encoding kelch-like protein 9, whose amino-acid sequence is MDNLEGGLGSSLLRKLSSRKSHQRNNSPQPPGDNEQGASGDDSSAGRLSRRLSRLGSRHQSREPPRPPVQPERPPPPPVQQDDRIPPPALAPPPASPPAPAPFLLPMDRPPKRPDKSTKPKLPPRPLSKVFSSYEHGSNVLQGFDSFRGDETLCDVVLVPGDSAETFPVHRVIMASCSDYFKAMFTGGMREQQMREIKLHGVTKAGLKNIIEFIYTSKVILDMGNLQDTLEAANFLQVMPVLSFCNELLSSEITIDNCVEVERIATDLLLEDVLVNIGKFVGQNLTALVDSGRYLQLSETSIANALASNSLGGFSELELYHIAKGWLEHDPPSRRSSVHALMRHIRFPLMSPGELIQISQDEEEEEGDSMMRSDTACVNLLLEASNYQMMPYMQPALQTERTQIRSDATHILALGGVMRQQLVVSRELRLYDENTGHWRALKPMEVPRYQHGVALLGGFLFIVGGQSTYDTKGKTAIDSAYRYDPRFDKWLQIASLNEKRTFFHLSALKGKLFAVGGRNASGEIDTVECYNLKKNEWTFVTNMVEPHYGHAGTVHGGLMYISGGITRDTFQKELWCYDPVSDSWSRRADMMELRGLHCMCTVGDRLYVMGGNHFRGSSDYDDVLGCEYYSPDMDQWTVVAPMPRGQSDVGVTVFNGQIYVVGGYSWNSRCMVDIVQRYDPEQDAWDRVFNVLEPLGGIRACTMTVHVPEGSVDEAEIQDCPLPTAKSC